A genome region from Arachis duranensis cultivar V14167 chromosome 6, aradu.V14167.gnm2.J7QH, whole genome shotgun sequence includes the following:
- the LOC107495097 gene encoding ABC transporter B family member 11-like: protein MKKAEGESSLDLDSDVIASEIKAGSVSDPLAEAVRGTIQNDSEKRKGKDEAKNTIPFYKLFSFADALDYALMIVGTIGAVGNGMANPLMTVVFGSLIDAFGGTSNSQKVVHDVSKLALKFVYLALGSFAGSFLQVSCWIVSGERQCARIRSLYLKTILRQDAGFFDTETNTGEVVGRMSSDTMLIREAMGEKVGQFVQLVASFVGSFVIAFIKGWLLTLVLLSCIPPLVLASAVMSIVIAKVTSRRQVAYSAAASVVEETIASIRTVASFTGEKQAVAKYNQSLLKAYKTGVQEGVASGLGFGSILLIVFCTYALAIWYGGKLILDKDYTAGKIITIIFAILTGSHSLGQTSPSMSSFAAGQAAAYKMFETINRRPDIDAYDTTGRQLDDIRGDIELREVGFSYPSRPDETIFNGFSLFIPSGTTVALVGQSGSGKSTVINLIERFYDPQAGEVLIDNINLKEFNLKWIRQKIGLVSQEPVLFTCSIKENIAYGRDGATDEEIKVAADLANASKFIDTLPQGLDTMIGEHGTQLSGGQKQRVAIARAILKDPRILLLDEATSALDAESEKTVQEALDKIMINRTTVIVAHRLSTVRNAATIAVIHQGKIVEKAHSELTKDLEGAYSQLNRLQETNSEAEQNFSVETENLESTTNSSRHSSQRFSFRNSTTHVPGVGNRKDDEVALSEDTNSKQPPKIPIRRLAKLNKPEIPVLILGTIAAVANGIILPFFGFMVSKMVHIFYEPADELRKDSRSWAYVFVALGVSAFFINPLRSYFFSVAGEKLVKRMRLICFEKMINMEVSWFDEAEHSSAALGSRLSTDAASIRALVGDALGLMVQNIAAAVAGLVIAFQANWQLSVIILVLLPILALNGILQMKFLQGFTADGKKLYEEASQVASDAVSSSRTVASFCAEEKVMELYKKKCEAPIKAGIKQGIISGVGFGLSFLFLFSVYACSFYAGAKLVGDGKASFSDVFRVFFALNMAAVGMSQTSTLAPDSAKAKSAAASVLAIIDRKSKVDPNDDNGLILENLMGEVEFHHVTFKYPTRPDVQIFRDLCLTIYSGKTVALVGESGSGKSTMVSLLQRFYDPDSGHITLDGIDIQKIQVTWLRQQMGLVSQEPILFNDTIRGNIAYGKGTHATEAEITAAAEMANAHKFISSLQQGYETIVGERGSKLSGGQKQRVAIARAIVKNPKILLLDEATSALDAESEKVVQDALDRVMVERTTIIVAHRLSTIKNADLIAVVKNGVIVEKGNHETLINHGGHYASLVALHTSTS, encoded by the exons ATGAAGAAAGCGGAAGGGGAAAGTAGTTTAGATTTAGACAGTGATGTTATTGCATCTGAGATCAAAGCAGGATCAGTAAGTGATCCACTGGCCGAGGCGGTTCGAGGAACCATTCAAAATGATTCAGAGAAGAGAAAGGGCAAAGATGAAGCGAAAAACACAATCCCCTTCTACAAGCTCTTCTCTTTTGCAGACGCTTTGGATTATGCATTGATGATTGTGGGGACAATCGGTGCTGTTGGAAATGGAATGGCAAACCCTTTGATGACCGTTGTTTTTGGGAGCTTAATTGATGCATTTGGAGGCACCTCAAACTCCCAAAAAGTTGTTCATGATGTTTCCAAG CTGGCTCTCAAGTTTGTATACCTGGCTCTGGGTTCCTTTGCAGGATCCTTTCTTC AGGTTTCTTGCTGGATTGTCTCTGGGGAGCGACAATGTGCAAGAATAAGAAGCTTATACCTGAAAACAATTCTGAGGCAGGATGCCGGCTTCTTCGACACGGAAACCAACACCGGCGAGGTTGTTGGAAGGATGTCAAGTGACACTATGCTAATTCGAGAAGCCATGGGTGAGAAG GTAGGACAGTTTGTACAGTTAGTGGCATCGTTCGTTGGAAGTTTTGTCATAGCGTTCATCAAGGGATGGCTTCTTACCCTTGTTTTGCTGTCCTGTATTCCACCTCTTGTTCTTGCTAGCGCCGTCATGAGCATCGTTATTGCCAAAGTGACATCGCGAAGACAAGTAGCATATTCTGCAGCTGCATCTGTAGTAGAAGAGACTATTGCTTCTATCAGAACT GTTGCGTCATTCACGGGCGAGAAGCAAGCCGTGGCTAAGtataatcaatcattgttgAAAGCTTATAAGACTGGAGTTCAAGAAGGAGTGGCTTCTGGATTGGGATTTGGTTCCATTCTTCTCATTGTTTTCTGCACTTATGCTTTGGCCATATGGTATGGTGGCAAATTGATTTTAGACAAAGATTATACAGCAGGGAAAATTATCACCATAATTTTCGCAATTTTGACAGGATCTCA TTCTCTTGGACAGACCTCTCCTAGCATGAGTTCGTTTGCAGCAGGACAAGCCGCGGCTTATAAGATGTTTGAAACGATTAATAGGCGACCTGATATCGATGCTTACGACACAACTGGCCGGCAGCTGGATGATATTCGAGGCGACATAGAACTGAGAGAAGTTGGCTTCAGTTATCCGTCAAGGCCGGATGAGACTATATTCAATGGATTCTCTTTGTTCATACCAAGTGGCACAACTGTAGCTTTGGTAGGGCAAAGTGGGAGTGGAAAATCAACCGTTATTAACTTGATAGAGAGGTTTTATGATCCGCAAGCTGGTGAAGTTCTCATCGACAACATCAATCTCAAAGAGTTTAATCTGAAATGGATAAGACAAAAGATTGGCCTAGTTAGCCAAGAACCTGTTCTGTTTACTTGCAGCATCAAAGAAAATATCGCTTATGGTAGGGATGGTGCGACTGATGAAGAAATCAAAGTAGCAGCAGATCTTGCAAATGCTTCTAAGTTCATAGACACGCTTCCACAG GGACTGGACACGATGATTGGTGAACACGGAACTCAGCTCTCTGGAGGTCAAAAGCAGAGAGTTGCAATAGCAAGAGCCATTTTGAAAGATCCAAGAATTCTACTTCTTGATGAAGCTACAAGTGCACTTGATGCTGAATCCGAGAAAACAGTGCAGGAGGCTCTAGACAAAATCATGATAAATCGAACCACTGTTATTGTAGCTCACCGCTTAAGCACTGTTAGAAATGCTGCCACTATAGCTGTAATTCATCAAggaaaaatagtagaaaaagCACATTCTGAGCTCACTAAAGATCTTGAAGGAGCCTACAGCCAACTCAATAGATTGCAAGAGACTAACAGTGAGGCAGAACAGAATTTTTCTGTTGAAACAGAAAACCTTGAATCTACTACAAATTCTTCAAGGCATTCAAGTCAACGGTTTTCTTTTAGAAATTCCACAACTCATGTACCCGGCGTTGGAAACAGGAAAGACGATGAAGTTGCTCTTTCAGAAGACACAAACTCAAAACAACCTCCAAAAATACCGATCCGTCGCTTAGCTAAACTAAACAAGCCTGAGATCCCAGTCTTAATACTAGGGACTATAGCTGCAGTGGCCAATGGCATCATATTACCCTTTTTTGGGTTCATGGTTTCAAAGATGGTCCATATTTTCTATGAGCCTGCGGATGAACTCCGCAAAGATTCAAGATCTTGGGCGTATGTTTTCGTGGCGCTTGGCGTATCAGCGTTCTTTATCAATCCCTTGAGGTCCTACTTCTTTTCTGTTGCTGGTGAAAAGCTGGTAAAAAGAATGAGACTAATCTGTTTTGAGAAAATGATTAATATGGAAGTTAGTTGGTTTGATGAAGCTGAGCATTCAAGTGCTGCACTTGGATCAAGGCTGTCCACTGATGCAGCGTCTATTCGAGCTTTGGTTGGCGACGCGCTCGGATTAATGGTTCAGAACATAGCTGCTGCAGTTGCAGGCCTGGTGATTGCATTCCAAGCAAACTGGCAGCTCTCTGTTATAATTCTTGTATTGCTGCCTATATTAGCACTTAACGGAATTCTTCAGATGAAGTTCTTACAAGGATTCACTGCAGATGGAAAG AAATTATACGAGGAAGCAAGTCAAGTAGCAAGTGATGCTGTAAGCAGCAGTAGGactgtggcatctttctgcgCTGAAGAGAAGGTGATGGAGTTGTACAAGAAGAAATGTGAGGCACCGATTAAGGCAGGCATAAAGCAAGGGATAATAAGTGGAGTTGGTTTTGGGTTATCATTCTTGTTTCTGTTTTCAGTGTATGCATGTAGTTTCTATGCTGGAGCTAAACTTGTAGGGGATGGTAAAGCATCTTTCTCTGATGTTTTCCGC GTCTTCTTTGCCCTGAATATGGCTGCTGTGGGGATGTCTCAAACTAGCACCTTGGCCCCTGACTCAGCTAAAGCTAAAAGTGCTGCTGCTTCTGTGTTGGCCATTATTGACAGAAAATCAAAAGTAGATCCCAATGATGACAATGGTCTGATTCTAGAAAACTTGATGGGAGAAGTAGAGTTTCACCATGTCACTTTCAAGTACCCCACAAGACCTGATGTTCAAATATTTAGAGATCTTTGCTTGACTATTTATTCTGGCAAG ACAGTTGCGTTGGTTGGTGAAAGTGGAAGTGGAAAATCAACTATGGTATCACTGTTACAAAGATTTTACGACCCAGATTCAGGTCATATCACACTTGATGGAATAGATATCCAGAAAATTCAAGTTACATGGTTAAGACAACAGATGGGCTTGGTAAGCCAAGAGCCTATTTTGTTTAATGATACAATCAGAGGCAACATTGCATATGGAAAAGGAACACATGCAACAGAGGCAGAGATTACAGCTGCAGCAGAAATGGCAAATGCCCACAAGTTCATCAGTAGTTTGCAACAG GGTTATGAAACGATTGTGGGGGAAAGAGGATCAAAACTATCTGGTGGACAGAAGCAGCGCGTGGCAATTGCAAGAGCAATAGTgaagaatccaaaaatattactACTAGATGAAGCCACCAGTGCCCTGGATGCAGAGTCTGAAAAGGTTGTTCAAGATGCACTAGATAGAGTAATGGTGGAACGAACCACAATCATAGTGGCTCATAGGCTATCCACTATTAAGAACGCAGATTTAATTGCAGTGGTTAAGAATGGGGTCATTGTAGAGAAAGGAAACCATGAAACATTGATCAACCATGGTGGCCATTATGCTTCTTTGGTAGCATTGCACACAAGTACATCATAA